A window of the Henckelia pumila isolate YLH828 chromosome 3, ASM3356847v2, whole genome shotgun sequence genome harbors these coding sequences:
- the LOC140888510 gene encoding uncharacterized protein, translated as MSPSIGVKTEDHIVREDESDSASAMYYHYNFLGEIKTLHISEGTGVTEFGMVLRDASGVFIGCRSSVFHGRLQVSEGETMSILEALSWVHNLGFQKVIFESDLKIVVDALGSSVNDLSEFASIVSQCKIIMHAYPEFIVRFVPRKANEIAHVVARNAHCCPNPSS; from the exons ATGAGTCCTTCAATTGGTGTGAAAACTGAAGATCATATAGTG CGTGAGGACGAAAGTGACAGTGCTTCAGCTATGTATTATCATTATAATTTTCTAGGGGAGATAAAGACACTACATATTTCAG AAGGTACAGGGGTTACTGAGTTTGGTATGGTACTGCGAGATGCTTCAGGAGTATTTATAGGATGTCGGTCTTCTGTTTTTCATGGAAGGTTACAGGTTTCTGAAGGTGAAACTATGAGCATCCTCGAAGCTCTCTCTTGGGTGCACAATTTGGGGTTTCAGAAGGTAATATTTGAATCGGACTTGAAAATTGTGGTTGATGCGTTGGGATCTTCAGTAAATGATTTATCTGAATTCGCTTCTATTGTCTCTCAATGTAAGATAATCATGCATGCATATCCTGAGTTTATAGTACGATTTGTGCCAAGAAAAGCTAATGAAATTGCCCATGTTGTTGCTAGGAATGCACATTGTTGTCCTAACCCTAGTTCATGA
- the LOC140887559 gene encoding leucine-rich repeat receptor-like tyrosine-protein kinase PXC3, whose amino-acid sequence MQFFSLLSILLFGFLSSSQLGFTQVLDDEETLLEIGKEIRLSGWNVNNSDYCSWPGIFCSSNNSFVERLDLSNHGLQGNVTLISKLKALKWLDLSYNNFQGIIPSAFGYLSELEFLDLSFNKFGGSIPLELGMLRNLRELNLSNNLLMGVIPDELEGLEKLQDLQLFSNRLNGSIPLWVGNLTNLRIFAAYENELSGVILDKLGSVSELQLLNLHSNQLEGSIPDSIFAMEKLITLVLTQNRLNGSIPESIGKCKDLSSIRIGNNNLTGGIPKEIGNISGLTYFEADNNNLSGEIVTEFSRCLNLSLLNLASNGFTGSIPPEFGELGYLQELIVSGNSLYGDIPTSILRGKNLNKLDLSNNRFNGTIPESICTTSRLQFLLLGQNSISGEIPHEIGNCTKLLELHLGGNSLTGSIPPEIGHIKNLQIALNLSSNHLHGQLPEELGRLDKLVSLDVSDNQLSGSIPAALKGMLSLIEVNFSNNQFSGQIPSFVPFQKSLNSSFLGNNGLCGEPLSISCEGLNDQAHDAYHHKVSYRIVLVVIGSGLAVFASVTVVVLLFMMRERQEKVAKDSGTDEIEPSTTPVIILGNVFVENLKQAVDFEAVAKAITKDTNKLCIGTFSTVYKADMPSGMILSVRKLKSMDRTIVHHRSKMIREVEKMSKLCHENLMRPIGFVVFEEDVLLLHQYFPNGTLAQFLHEISKKPEYKPDWSARLAIAIGVAEGLAFLHHVAIIHLDISSGNIVLDHNFNPLVGEVEISKLLDPSRGTASISAVAGSFGYIPPEYAYTMQVTAPGNVYSYGVVLLEILTTRLPVEEAFGEGVDLVKWVHTAPIRGETPEQILDSRLSTVSFGWRKEMLAALKVALLCTDSTPAKRPKMKKVVEMLNEISQN is encoded by the exons atgcaattctTTAGTTTGTTGAGCATTTTGCTTTTTGGGTTCCTCTCATCTTCTCAACTTGGTTTTACTCAAGTGCTCGATGATGAAGAAACACTACTAGAAATCGGGAAAGAGATTAGATTATCTGGTTGGAACGTAAATAACTCAGATTATTGCTCGTGGCCTGGCATTTTTTGCAGCTCCAACAATTCATTTGTTGAGAGGCTTGATCTTTCTAATCATGGACTTCAAGGTAATGTGACTCTCATTTCTAAGCTCAAAGCACTAAAGTGGCTTGATCTTTCATACAACAATTTCCAAGGCATCATTCCATCTGCTTTTGGGTATTTATCTGAGCTTGAGTTTCTTGATTTATCATTCAATAAGTTTGGAGGTTCAATACCTCTAGAGTTGGGTATGCTTAGAAATCTCAGGGAATTAAACCTTTCTAATAACTTGCTCATGGGTGTGATACCTGATGAGCTCGAGGGTTTAGAGAAGCTGCAGGATTTACAGCTGTTTTCAAACAGATTGAATGGTTCTATCCCATTGTGGGTGGGTAATCTTACCAATTTGAGAATCTTTGCTGCTTACGAAAATGAGTTGAGTGGTGTGATTCTTGATAAGTTAGGTTCGGTCTCTGAACTTCAGTTGCTGAATCTTCATTCAAACCAGCTTGAGGGGTCGATTCCTGATAGCATTTTTGCAATGGAAAAGCTTATAACATTGGTTCTGACTCAGAATAGATTGAATGGGAGTATTCCTGAATCGATCGGGAAGTGCAAAGACCTTTCAAGTATTCGGATTGGGAATAACAACTTGACTGGAGGCATTCCTAAAGAAATTGGAAATATCAGTGGCCTCACATATTTTGAAGCAGACAATAACAATCTTTCTGGAGAAATTGTGACCGAATTTTCTAGATGCTTGAACCTGTCCCTCCTTAATCTAGCCTCAAATGGGTTCACTGGATCCATCCCACCTGAGTTTGGTGAACTTGGTTATCTCCAGGAGTTGATTGTTTCCGGGAACAGTTTGTATGGAGAcattccaacttcaattcttcGGGGCAAGAATCTGAACAAGCTCGACTTGAGCAATAATAGATTCAATGGCACCATACCGGAGAGTATCTGCACTACTTCAAGATTACAGTTCCTGCTTTTGGGTCAGAATTCAATAAGTGGAGAGATTCCACATGAGATTGGGAACTGTACAAAACTGCTTGAATTACATCTGGGTGGTAACAGTCTCACTGGAAGTATTCCACCCGAGATTGGTCATATCAAGAACTTGCAGATTGCTTTAAATTTGAGTTCCAACCATCTCCATGGCCAATTGCCTGAAGAACTTGGAAGACTAGACAAGCTAGTTTCGTTAGATGTATCTGATAATCAACTGAGTGGAAGCATTCCAGCCGCATTAAAAGGCATGTTAAGTTTGATAGAGGTTAATTTTTCAAACAATCAGTTCAGCGGTCAGATACCTTCCTTTGTTCCCTTTCAAAAAAGCCTGAATTCAAGCTTTCTCGGAAATAATGGGCTCTGTGGTGAGCCCTTGAGCATTTCTTGTGAAGGTTTGAACGATCAGGCTCATGATGCTTACCACCACAAGGTGTCTTACAGAATAGTATTGGTTGTCATTGGTTCGGGTTTGGCTGTTTTCGCATCGGTGACAGTAGTTGTCTTGCTGTTTATGATGCGGGAGAGGCAAGAAAAAGTTGCGAAAGACTCAGGAACTGATGAAATTGAACCAAGTACTACACCAGTAATTATACTTGGAAATGTGTTTGTTGAGAACCTCAAGCAAGCTGTAGACTTTGAAGCAGTTGCCAAAGCAATTACGAAAGATACAAATAAGCTCTGTATTGGTACATTTAGCACTGTATACAAAGCCGATATGCCATCTGGTATGATACTATCCGTTAGAAAACTAAAATCAATGGATAGAACCATAGTTCATCATCGGAGCAAGATGATCAGAGAAGTTGAAAAGATGAGTAAACTCTGCCACGAAAATTTGATGAGGCCTATTGGGTTTGTGGTATTTGAAGAAGATGTTCTTTTATTACATCAGTACTTTCCGAATGGAACGTTGGCTCAGTTTCTTCATGAGATTTCGAAGAAACCGGAATACAAACCTGATTGGTCTGCTAGACTTGCTATTGCCATAGGAGTGGCTGAAGGGCTGGCATTTCTCCATCATGTGGCCATTATCCACCTTGATATATCTTCGGGAAACATAGTTCTGGATCATAATTTTAATCCATTAGTCGGCGAAGTTGAAATATCTAAGCTCCTTGACCCATCTAGAGGGACAGCAAGTATCAGTGCTGTTGCTGGTTCATTTGGATATATTCCCCCAG AATATGCATATACCATGCAAGTTACAGCGCCCGGTAACGTTTATAGCTATGGAGTTGTCCTGCTTGAGATCCTCACAACACGACTTCCTGTGGAAGAGGCTTTCGGTGAAGGGGTTGATCTGGTGAAGTGGGTTCATACTGCTCCCATTCGAGGGGAGACCCCAGAGCAGATCCTGGACTCTCGGCTGAGCACCGTGTCATTCGGTTGGAGGAAAGAAATGCTGGCTGCTCTAAAAGTAGCTTTACTCTGCACAGATAGCACACCAGCAAAACGGCCCAAGATGAAGAAGGTCGTCGAAATGCTTAATGAAAtctctcaaaactag
- the LOC140889989 gene encoding zinc finger AN1 and C2H2 domain-containing stress-associated protein 13-like: MGTPAFPNLGKHCSVDDCHQIDFLPFTCDCCNRVFCLEHRSYSRHQCPKANKHDVTVVICPLCAKGVRLIHNEDPNITWESHVNIECDPSNYENTTKKRKCPVPGCRDILTFSNSIKCRDCALDHCLKHRFGPDHKCPGPKKPEPSFQFMGFLNRSQKQDPTRAPVTSSSNWTTSFLKAASSVRSTAEAGIARLSNEFNQALSKDGAVQSSNGSTSQHGSVSGQVEVCPRCNLRFPNVGALVNHVEKVHERNGVMKATLDVCPKCSKGFRDPVTLVEHVEREHGGVSKS, encoded by the exons ATGGGGACTCCGGCATTCCCAAATCTAGGGAAACACTGCAGCGTTGACGACTGCCACCAGATTGATTTCCTTCCTTTCACATGTGATTGCTGCAATCGG GTGTTCTGTCTTGAACATCGGAGCTATAGCCGACACCAATGTCCCAAAGCTAACAAGCATGATGTTACTGTTGTCATCTGCCCACTCTGTGCAAAAGGAGTTCGTTTGATCCACAATGAAGATCCTAATATTACTTGGGAATCACATGTAAACATTGAGTGTGACCCATCAAACTATGAAAACACTACCAAGAAAAGGAAATGCCCAGTACCAGGCTGCAGAGATATTCTAACATTCTCTAACTCAATCAAATGTAGAGATTGTGCACTCGACCATTGTTTGAAACATAGGTTTGGACCAGACCACAAGTGTCCTGGACCCAAGAAACCCGAACCCTCGTTTCAGTTTATGGGATTTCTGAATAGAAGCCAAAAACAGGACCCCACACGAGCTCCGGTCACTTCTTCATCAAATTGGACCACAAGTTTCCTCAAGGCAGCTTCTTCAGTTAGATCCACAGCTGAAGCTGGAATAGCTAGATTGAGCAATGAATTCAATCAAGCATTGAGTAAGGACGGAGCAGTCCAGAGTAGCAATGGCAGTACAAGTCAACATGGAAGTGTGAGTGGGCAAGTTGAAGTGTGTCCACGGTGCAATTTAAGATTCCCTAATGTTGGAGCTCTGGTAAATCATGTAGAAAAAGTTCATGAAAGGAATGGGGTCATGAAGGCGACACTCGATGTCTGTCCCAAATGTAGTAAAGGATTTCGCGATCCTGTAACCCTTGTGGAGCATGTCGAGAGAGAACATGGAGGTGTCTCAAAATCGTGA
- the LOC140886118 gene encoding uncharacterized protein, giving the protein MALVNQLPPLVGPPPVLVEVEPSHSAHHSIETLVVVLAVITILGVVAGILARLCGGRHLGGEHDVEGWVERKCRSCIDGGVTTAAPPPPKEEQPKPAAAEEAKK; this is encoded by the coding sequence ATGGCTCTGGTGAACCAGCTGCCGCCGCTTGTAGGGCCGCCGCCGGTGCTGGTGGAGGTGGAGCCGAGCCACTCCGCCCACCACTCCATCGAGACACTGGTGGTGGTGCTGGCGGTAATCACTATACTCGGAGTCGTTGCGGGGATCCTGGCTCGGCTCTGCGGAGGCCGCCATTTGGGGGGTGAACATGACGTGGAAGGATGGGTGGAGAGGAAGTGCCGCAGCTGCATCGACGGCGGTGTAACAACCGCCGCGCCGCCGCCGCCCAAGGAGGAACAACCGAAGCCTGCGGCAGCTGAAGAAGCGAAGAAGTGA
- the LOC140892999 gene encoding senescence-specific cysteine protease SAG39-like: MLAILGIFVARTTSRQVPTLSMLERHEQWMLEYGRVYDNVEERAIRFKIFKDNVEFIERFNEGGDRPYKLGINAFSDQTNEEFRAARNGLKPVSSNKKSPKTRSFKYENVTVVPPSLDWRKKGAVTPVKDQGQCGSCWAFSAIAATEGINKLSTRKLISLSEQEIVDCDRTSNDQGCEGGYMEDAFEFITKNKGVASESTYPYSAADGTCSKNKEASHAAKISGYEKVPTNSESALVKAVAHQPVSVSIDASGMSFQFYSSGVFTGDCGTDLDHGVTAVGYGKTEDGTKYWLVKNSWGTSWGMEGYIMMEKDISAKEGLCGIAMDSSYPTA; encoded by the exons ATGTTGGCAATCTTGGGAATTTTCGTGGCTCGAACCACCTCGCGCCAAGTACCAACGTTGTCCATGTTAGAGAGACACGAGCAATGGATGCTAGAATACGGCAGGGTTTATGACAATGTCGAAGAAAGGGCGATTCGCTTCAAGATATTCAAGGATAATGTGGAGTTCATCGAAAGGTTCAACGAAGGCGGAGATAGGCCTTACAAGCTTGGCATCAATGCATTCTCTGATCAAACTAATGAAGAGTTTAGGGCTGCTAGGAATGGACTTAAACCGGTTTCTTCGAACAAGAAATCGCCTAAAACAAGGTCGTTTAAGTACGAAAATGTGACTGTTGTCCCACCTAGCTTGGACTGGAGAAAGAAAGGGGCCGTTACACCAGTCAAGGATCAAGGCCAATGCG GAAGTTGCTGGGCATTTTCAGCAATAGCAGCAACAGAAGGGATCAACAAGCTCTCAACAAGAAAACTGATCTCACTCTCCGAGCAAGAAATAGTAGACTGCGACAGAACAAGCAATGACCAAGGCTGCGAGGGCGGATACATGGAAGACGCCTTCGAGTTCATCACGAAGAACAAAGGGGTGGCCTCCGAATCCACGTACCCTTACTCAGCCGCAGATGGAACCTGCAGCAAGAACAAAGAAGCGTCCCATGCAGCCAAGATTTCGGGGTACGAAAAGGTGCCCACAAACAGCGAGTCGGCTCTTGTCAAGGCCGTGGCACATCAGCCGGTATCCGTGTCCATCGACGCCAGCGGGATGTCGTTTCAGTTCTATTCAAGTGGGGTTTTTACAGGGGACTGTGGGACCGATCTCGATCACGGTGTGACCGCGGTTGGATACGGAAAGACAGAGGATGGCACCAAGTATTGGCTGGTGAAGAATTCTTGGGGGACTAGTTGGGGTATGGAGGGGTATATTATGATGGAGAAGGATATCAGTGCTAAAGAAGGGCTTTGTGGGATTGCTATGGATTCCTCGTACCCGACTGCTTGA
- the LOC140892032 gene encoding calcium-dependent protein kinase 32-like: protein MGNCCVVPKTSDEEIVGQGKGTPNRFAIHGGKHVPYGGYKSYVLTNPTGHNIEDFYELGRELGRGEFGVTYLCTEKSTGDVFACKSISKKKLRTRIDIEDVKREVQIMKHLPKLPNIVSLKDTYEDDSAVHLVMELCEGGELFDRIVSRGHYTERAAAAVTRTIVEVIQNCHKHGVMHRDLKPENFLFANMKETAPLKVIDFGLSVIFKPGERFDEIVGSPFYMAPEVLKKDYGPEIDIWSAGVILYILLCGFPPFWAETEQGIAQAIIRSVVSFKRDPWPKVSDKAKDLVKKMLNPDPKRRLTAEEVLDHPWLQNAKSAPNVSLGETVRARLKQFSMMNKLKKRALRVIAEHLSVEEVAGIVEGFQLMDTDNKGKIDIDELRVGLHKLGHHIPDSDLHILMEAGDVDKDGYLNCGEFVAISVHLRKMGNDEHIHKAFEFFDTDKSGYIEMEELRDAFAEEAETEATSEEVIIAIMQDVDTDKDGRISYEEFAAMMKAGTDWRKASRQYSRERYNSLNLNLIKSGSIRM, encoded by the exons ATGGGAAATTGCTGTGTTGTCCCGAAAACTTCCGACGAGGAGATTGTGGGACAGGGAAAGGGTACGCCAAATCGTTTCGCTATTCATGGTGGCAAGCATGTGCCTTATGGTGGATACAAATCCTATGTATTGACCAATCCAACCGGGCATAACATCGAGGACTTTTACGAGCTGGGGCGTGAACTCGGTAGAGGTGAATTCGGGGTTACGTATTTATGCACTGAAAAATCTACCGGGGACGTGTTTGCTTGTAAGTCgatatcgaagaagaagctgaggactAGAATAGATATTGAGGATGTGAAGAGGGAGGTTCAGATCATGAAGCATTTGCCCAAGCTTCCAAATATTGTGAGTTTGAAGGATACATATGAAGATGATAGTGCAGTGCACTTAGTTATGGAGTTGTGTGAGGGTGGTGAGCTGTTTGACAGAATTGTTTCTAGAGGACATTATACTGAGAGGGCAGCTGCTGCTGTGACTCGAACGATTGTTGAAGTTATTCAG AATTGCCACAAGCACGGGGTCATGCACCGTGATCTTAAACCTGAAAACTTCTTGTTTGCAAATATGAAGGAAACAGCACCTTTAAAGGTCATTGATTTTGGGCTATCAGTTATCTTCAAGCCTG GCGAGAGATTTGATGAAATAGTCGGAAGTCCGTTTTACATGGCTCCAGAGGTGCTGAAGAAAGACTATGGTCCGGAAATAGACATTTGGAGTGCTGGCGTTATTCTCTATATCTTGCTCTGTGGATTTCCACCGTTTTGGGCTG AAACTGAACAAGGCATTGCCCAAGCGATTATTCGTTCTGTCGTGAGCTTCAAAAGAGACCCCTGGCCTAAGGTTTCTGATAAAGCAAAAGACCTGGTAAAGAAAATGCTCAACCCTGACCCCAAGAGACGTCTTACAGCCGAGGAAGTTCTAG ATCATCCTTGGTTGCAGAATGCAAAGAGTGCTCCAAATGTTTCTTTGGGTGAAACTGTTAGAGCTAGGCTGAAGCAGTTTTCAATGATGAACAAGCTCAAGAAAAGAGCTCTACGG GTGATTGCTGAGCATTTATCTGTGGAAGAAGTGGCAGGCATAGTAGAAGGATTTCAATTGATGGATACAGACAACAAAGGGAAGATTGACATTGATGAGTTAAGAGTGGGGCTACACAAGCTCGGTCATCACATCCCGGATAGCGATCTTCACATTCTAATGGAAGCT GGTGATGTGGATAAAGATGGATATCTCAACTGTGGAGAGTTTGTTGCAATATCTGTTCACCTAAGAAAGATGGGAAACGACGAACATATACACAAGGCATTCGAGTTCTTTGATACTGACAAAAGTGGATACATAGAGATGGAAGAGCTAAGAGATGCCTTTGCCGAAGAGGCGGAGACAGAGGCGACCAGTGAAGAGGTCATTATTGCCATTATGCAAGACGTAGACACGGACAAG GACGGGCGCATAAGTTACGAGGAGTTTGCTGCGATGATGAAGGCGGGAACAGATTGGAGAAAGGCATCGAGACAGTATTCGAGAGAGCGATACAATAGTCTGAACTTGAACTTGATCAAGAGCGGATCAATACGAATGTGA